A window of Rubricoccus marinus contains these coding sequences:
- a CDS encoding DNA/RNA non-specific endonuclease, with protein sequence MRFALPWRAALGALVLAFSLAACDATQPASGDGVAPVASDPVYEAMLDGVGGLDGLAALLDSASPEALEATFAEYGVDYEQIDVSTADMAEAKLGDTITECPQYFRSADRNKWITLVGAGGSESHYIDGTGRPLAAYKRLPPVTTAARSTYCQTNVGNWGSPASSFDGGHLIGSQLGGWGKRANIVPQHYNFNRGNWKRVEDQLAKCDRLSNGVVAYYVVVGYPSGSGLTPSTFTANVSVSNSAWENAYFSNASGGGSNGTAEATSMQNWLSGRGCY encoded by the coding sequence ATGCGTTTTGCTCTCCCCTGGCGCGCCGCCCTCGGCGCACTCGTCCTCGCGTTCAGCCTCGCCGCGTGTGACGCCACCCAGCCTGCCTCTGGCGACGGCGTCGCGCCCGTCGCCTCCGACCCGGTCTACGAGGCCATGCTCGACGGCGTCGGCGGGCTCGACGGCTTGGCAGCGCTGTTGGACTCCGCCTCGCCAGAGGCCCTCGAAGCGACGTTCGCCGAGTACGGCGTGGACTACGAGCAGATCGACGTGAGCACCGCGGACATGGCGGAGGCGAAGCTGGGCGACACCATCACGGAGTGCCCGCAGTACTTCCGCAGCGCCGACCGCAACAAGTGGATCACGCTTGTCGGCGCCGGCGGCTCCGAGAGCCACTACATCGACGGGACCGGCCGGCCTCTGGCGGCCTACAAGCGGCTCCCACCGGTCACGACGGCCGCGCGCTCCACATACTGCCAGACCAACGTCGGCAACTGGGGCTCGCCCGCGTCCTCGTTCGACGGTGGGCACCTTATCGGCAGCCAACTCGGCGGCTGGGGCAAGCGCGCGAACATCGTCCCGCAGCACTACAACTTCAACCGCGGCAACTGGAAGCGCGTTGAGGACCAACTCGCGAAGTGCGACCGGCTCTCCAACGGCGTCGTGGCCTACTACGTGGTCGTCGGCTACCCGTCCGGCTCCGGCCTCACGCCGAGCACGTTTACCGCGAACGTGAGCGTGTCCAACTCGGCGTGGGAGAACGCCTACTTCTCGAACGCCTCTGGCGGCGGCTCCAATGGCACCGCCGAGGCGACCTCGATGCAGAACTGGCTCTCGGGCCGCGGCTGCTACTAA